In one window of Nitrospinota bacterium DNA:
- a CDS encoding ferritin family protein, translating into MKKFGSVDEILDFAIKEEEEAFNFYTDLAGKMDKPWMKEVFFEFAEEEKGHKEKLLGIKTDGSLMPSEEKITDLKIGDYLVDVDPNQELDYQKALVLAMKKEKAAFKLYTNLAAKASSRDLKRTFQALAQEEAKHKLRFEIEYDDHILTWN; encoded by the coding sequence ATGAAAAAATTCGGCTCAGTGGATGAAATATTGGACTTTGCTATCAAGGAAGAGGAGGAGGCGTTTAACTTCTACACTGATTTGGCTGGCAAGATGGACAAGCCATGGATGAAAGAGGTCTTTTTCGAGTTTGCTGAGGAGGAGAAGGGACACAAAGAAAAGCTTCTGGGTATTAAAACAGATGGGTCTCTGATGCCCTCAGAGGAGAAGATTACTGATCTGAAGATTGGAGATTATCTTGTAGATGTAGACCCAAACCAGGAATTGGACTATCAAAAGGCTCTGGTCTTGGCCATGAAAAAGGAAAAGGCTGCCTTCAAGCTTTACACAAACCTTGCAGCGAAGGCCAGTAGTAGAGATCTAAAAAGAACATTCCAGGCCCTAGCCCAGGAAGAAGCAAAGCATAAACTCAGGTTCGAGATAGAATACGATGACCATATTCTTACCTGGAACTGA